Proteins from a genomic interval of Leifsonia shinshuensis:
- a CDS encoding HAD family hydrolase, whose protein sequence is MSPEGLITSEFDDAAIIDTEVDAVAVVDVESVDADDIAELELVVLDLDGTTVVDDGLVERAFLRAVDAAGIAVTDDELRRARAFARGTAGRSPIEVLHALTADEDQAQHAHAVFESAYAELVADQGLREVPGAEDLIRRLRAIGVAVVLVSAFSRTTQDRVLDLLGWRDLADLTLSADEAGRGLPYPDLPLTALLRTGASSVDGMVVVGDTESDIASGLAAGAGLVVGVLTGAHDESALTEAGADAVVASVADLVELLGLDELEADAPDGQSRR, encoded by the coding sequence ATGTCCCCTGAAGGCCTCATCACGAGCGAGTTCGACGACGCCGCGATCATCGACACCGAGGTCGACGCCGTCGCGGTCGTCGACGTGGAGTCCGTCGACGCCGACGACATCGCGGAACTGGAACTGGTCGTTCTCGACCTCGACGGCACCACGGTCGTCGACGACGGACTGGTCGAGCGCGCGTTCCTGCGCGCGGTCGACGCCGCGGGGATCGCCGTCACCGACGACGAGCTCCGCCGCGCGCGGGCGTTCGCGCGCGGCACCGCCGGACGGTCCCCGATCGAGGTGCTCCACGCGCTCACCGCGGACGAGGACCAGGCGCAGCACGCGCACGCCGTCTTCGAGTCGGCCTATGCCGAGCTTGTCGCCGACCAGGGCCTCCGCGAGGTCCCCGGCGCCGAGGACCTCATCCGCCGCCTGCGTGCCATCGGCGTCGCCGTGGTCCTCGTCTCCGCCTTCTCCCGCACCACCCAGGACCGCGTGCTCGACCTGCTCGGCTGGCGCGACCTGGCCGACCTGACCCTGAGCGCGGACGAGGCCGGCCGTGGCCTCCCGTACCCCGACCTGCCGCTGACCGCGCTGCTCCGGACCGGCGCGTCGAGCGTCGACGGCATGGTCGTCGTCGGCGACACGGAGAGCGACATCGCCTCCGGACTCGCCGCGGGCGCCGGACTGGTCGTCGGAGTGCTCACCGGCGCGCACGACGAGTCCGCGCTCACCGAGGCGGGAGCCGACGCGGTCGTGGCGAGCGTCGCCGACCTCGTCGAGCTCCTCGGACTGGACGAGCTGGAGGCCGACGCGCCGGACGGGCAGAGCCGGCGGTGA
- a CDS encoding TIGR03364 family FAD-dependent oxidoreductase, whose product MGRHYDLAIVGGGIVGLGHAVAALRRGLTVAVVDRASTVEGASVRNFGHLSITAQEGEARAYADLGRELWLTLAVEAGFWLRESGTVVVAQAPDELAVLEEFRDARGPQDVRLLTPGQVRERIPVADGVATGGAFLPADLQVDPREAAPAIARWLDAHGVDFFWHTTVTGVETGRVHTSRGRVSADAVVVAVDHEVDRLFPGIAEAHGIQRCGLDMMLVEADLERPLAAPVLTGWSLIRAAGFAGAPSADAVRDRLAAERPDLAAHDVDQVFAPRPDGSLIVGAARRLGDDVPPFQSELAFDLLLGSVRALFGLDRVRVVERWQGIHASAPDDFLVSSPAPSVRVVSVTSGVGMTSGLGLADRVVDELFATAPGVLTAAGAARSH is encoded by the coding sequence ATGGGCAGGCACTACGACCTCGCGATCGTCGGCGGGGGCATCGTCGGGCTCGGGCACGCCGTCGCGGCCCTGCGGCGCGGCCTGACCGTGGCCGTCGTGGACCGCGCTTCCACCGTCGAAGGCGCCTCCGTCCGCAACTTCGGCCACCTCTCCATCACCGCGCAGGAGGGCGAGGCCCGCGCCTATGCCGACCTCGGTCGCGAGCTGTGGCTGACCCTGGCCGTGGAGGCCGGCTTCTGGCTGCGCGAGTCGGGGACGGTCGTCGTCGCGCAGGCCCCGGACGAGCTCGCCGTGCTCGAGGAGTTCCGCGACGCCCGCGGCCCCCAGGACGTCCGGTTGCTGACCCCGGGCCAGGTGCGCGAGCGCATCCCGGTCGCCGACGGGGTCGCGACCGGCGGCGCGTTCCTGCCGGCGGACCTCCAGGTCGACCCGCGCGAGGCCGCCCCGGCGATCGCCCGCTGGCTGGACGCGCACGGCGTCGACTTCTTCTGGCACACCACGGTGACCGGCGTGGAGACCGGCCGCGTGCACACCTCGCGCGGGCGGGTGTCGGCCGACGCGGTCGTCGTCGCCGTCGACCACGAGGTGGACCGGCTGTTCCCCGGGATCGCCGAGGCGCACGGCATCCAGCGCTGCGGGCTCGACATGATGCTCGTCGAGGCCGACCTCGAACGCCCGCTCGCGGCTCCCGTGCTGACCGGCTGGTCGCTGATCCGCGCCGCCGGGTTCGCCGGCGCCCCGAGCGCCGACGCCGTCCGCGACCGGCTCGCCGCCGAGCGCCCCGACCTCGCCGCCCACGACGTGGACCAGGTGTTCGCGCCGCGTCCGGACGGGTCGCTCATCGTCGGGGCCGCCCGCCGGCTCGGCGACGACGTGCCGCCGTTCCAGTCCGAGCTCGCGTTCGACCTGCTGCTCGGCAGCGTTCGCGCGCTCTTCGGCCTCGACCGGGTGCGCGTGGTCGAGCGCTGGCAGGGCATCCACGCTTCCGCCCCCGACGACTTCCTCGTATCCTCGCCCGCGCCGTCGGTGCGCGTGGTCTCCGTCACCTCCGGCGTCGGCATGACCTCCGGGCTCGGTCTCGCCGACCGGGTCGTCGACGAGCTGTTCGCCACCGCACCCGGAGTGCTGACCGCGGCGGGCGCCGCGCGTTCGCACTGA
- a CDS encoding alcohol dehydrogenase catalytic domain-containing protein → MTPRVVEPPASLGMGVSVYPSATAMVWQGVGHLHEAVAVPGVRLAPGDALVEVELATVCGSDVHTVLGHRPAPTPLVLGHEQVGRVVALGRGGAKTTDGRRVALGERVVWSVAVPCGRCARCRRGLPQRCVSLQKYGHERMRRGWELSGGFATHTHLLDGTAIVAVPEELPAAVLAPASCSTATVAAALEAAAAIVPLDGALVLITGAGMLGLTAAAMATEAGAKVVVSDPDPERREAARLFGAAAVADPRAAPESRAGLAAALAKAGGRASAPTIALEFSGSPSALRSLLTAVDIGGVLVLAGSVSDGPELSVVPEQLVRRLLTIRGVHNYAPRHLEQAVRFLAEAGTKYPFAEQVGAVFPLAEVDAALAATGSPRVAVRPG, encoded by the coding sequence GTGACCCCACGCGTCGTCGAGCCGCCGGCGAGCCTGGGGATGGGGGTGAGCGTGTACCCGTCGGCGACGGCGATGGTCTGGCAGGGGGTGGGCCACCTGCACGAGGCGGTCGCGGTCCCCGGCGTCCGGCTGGCGCCGGGCGACGCGCTGGTGGAGGTCGAGCTCGCGACGGTCTGCGGCTCCGACGTGCACACCGTGCTGGGCCACCGGCCGGCGCCCACCCCGCTGGTGCTCGGGCACGAGCAGGTCGGCCGCGTCGTCGCGCTGGGCCGCGGCGGCGCCAAGACCACCGACGGGCGCCGGGTCGCGCTCGGCGAGCGCGTCGTGTGGTCGGTGGCCGTGCCGTGCGGCCGGTGCGCCCGCTGCCGGCGCGGCCTCCCGCAGCGCTGCGTGAGCCTCCAGAAGTACGGGCACGAGCGGATGCGGCGCGGCTGGGAGCTGTCCGGCGGCTTCGCGACCCACACGCACCTCCTCGACGGCACGGCGATCGTGGCCGTGCCGGAGGAGCTCCCCGCCGCGGTGCTCGCTCCGGCCTCGTGTTCGACGGCGACCGTGGCGGCCGCGCTCGAGGCGGCCGCGGCGATCGTGCCGCTGGACGGCGCTCTGGTCCTGATCACCGGGGCAGGGATGCTCGGCCTCACCGCGGCGGCGATGGCGACGGAGGCCGGCGCCAAGGTCGTGGTGAGCGACCCGGACCCGGAGCGCCGGGAGGCCGCGCGCCTGTTCGGCGCGGCGGCGGTGGCCGACCCGCGCGCGGCCCCCGAGTCGCGCGCCGGCCTGGCAGCGGCTCTGGCCAAGGCGGGCGGACGGGCGTCGGCGCCCACCATCGCCCTCGAGTTCTCCGGCTCCCCCTCCGCGCTGCGGTCGCTGCTGACCGCGGTGGACATCGGCGGCGTCCTCGTGCTCGCCGGCTCGGTGTCGGACGGCCCGGAGCTGTCGGTCGTGCCCGAGCAGCTGGTCCGGCGTCTGCTCACGATCCGCGGCGTGCACAACTACGCGCCCCGGCACCTGGAGCAGGCGGTGCGGTTCCTCGCCGAGGCCGGCACGAAGTACCCGTTCGCGGAGCAGGTCGGCGCGGTCTTCCCGCTCGCCGAGGTGGACGCGGCGCTGGCGGCCACCGGGTCGCCGCGGGTGGCGGTCCGGCCGGGCTGA
- a CDS encoding MarR family winged helix-turn-helix transcriptional regulator, which translates to MTTDNPGSTPSASGNTDADRRRALEVLEGLRSYLVAESAMQRRSEKSMNLTVNDISALRYLLRARERGIAVGPKELGDYLGIQSSSVTVLLDRLERAGHIRREPSPFDRRALIIVPAVPVDEIHRAILGDVREELVEVAAALDDDEARAVIHFLDRLRDTIDTIDDLSAGRDTKRAGR; encoded by the coding sequence ATGACGACGGACAATCCGGGTTCGACGCCATCCGCGTCCGGAAACACGGACGCGGACCGGCGGCGCGCGCTCGAGGTGCTCGAGGGTCTACGGAGCTACCTGGTCGCCGAGTCGGCGATGCAGCGCCGCTCCGAGAAGAGCATGAACCTCACGGTCAACGACATCTCCGCGCTGCGCTACCTGCTGCGTGCGCGCGAGCGCGGCATCGCGGTCGGCCCGAAGGAGCTCGGCGACTACCTCGGCATCCAGAGCTCGTCGGTCACGGTACTGCTCGACCGCCTGGAGCGGGCCGGCCACATCCGCCGGGAGCCGAGCCCGTTCGACCGGCGCGCCCTCATCATCGTCCCCGCCGTGCCCGTCGACGAGATCCACCGCGCGATCCTCGGCGACGTGAGGGAGGAGCTGGTGGAGGTCGCCGCGGCGCTGGACGATGACGAGGCCCGCGCGGTCATCCACTTCCTCGACCGGCTCCGCGACACCATCGACACCATCGACGACCTGTCCGCGGGGCGGGACACGAAGCGGGCCGGCCGCTAG
- the kynA gene encoding tryptophan 2,3-dioxygenase — translation MTSNQNTREFDPDIVTDFRERMSYGSYLDLATLLSAQKPVSVPEHHDELLFIIQHQTTELWLKLVLHELESARDLLRADELQQALKRIARVKHIQKTLTEQWSVLATLTPTEYAQFRGFLGNSSGFQSYQYRAVEFVLGNKNRRMLSVFRDDPAALALLTELLEAPSVYDEFLRYLARAGHAVPASLLDRDVTEAHVFTPELVPVFRDIYEHAAEHWSEYEACEELVDLEDNFQLWRFRHLKTVLRTIGMKTGTGGSTGVSFLQKALDLTFFPELFAVRTEIGAPE, via the coding sequence ATGACGTCGAACCAGAACACGCGCGAGTTCGATCCGGACATCGTCACGGACTTCCGCGAGCGCATGTCGTACGGGTCCTACCTGGACCTCGCCACCCTGCTCAGCGCGCAGAAGCCGGTGAGCGTCCCGGAGCACCACGACGAGCTGCTGTTCATCATCCAGCACCAGACCACCGAGCTGTGGCTCAAGCTCGTGCTGCACGAGCTGGAGTCCGCGCGCGACCTGCTCCGCGCCGACGAGCTGCAGCAGGCGCTCAAGCGCATCGCCCGGGTCAAGCACATCCAGAAGACGCTCACGGAGCAGTGGTCGGTGCTCGCGACGCTCACCCCGACCGAGTACGCCCAGTTCCGCGGGTTCCTCGGCAACTCCTCCGGCTTCCAGTCGTACCAGTACCGCGCGGTGGAGTTCGTGCTCGGCAACAAGAACCGGCGCATGCTCTCGGTCTTCCGCGACGACCCGGCCGCGCTCGCGCTGCTCACCGAGCTGCTGGAGGCCCCGAGCGTCTACGACGAGTTCCTGCGCTACCTGGCCCGCGCAGGGCACGCGGTGCCCGCGTCGCTGCTCGACCGCGACGTCACCGAGGCGCACGTGTTCACCCCCGAGCTCGTGCCGGTGTTCCGCGACATCTACGAGCACGCGGCGGAGCACTGGAGCGAGTACGAAGCCTGCGAAGAACTGGTCGACCTGGAGGACAACTTCCAGCTCTGGCGCTTCCGCCACCTCAAGACCGTGCTGCGCACCATCGGCATGAAGACCGGCACCGGTGGCTCCACCGGCGTCAGCTTCCTGCAGAAGGCCCTCGACCTCACCTTCTTCCCCGAGCTCTTCGCCGTGCGCACCGAGATCGGCGCCCCGGAATGA
- a CDS encoding DHA2 family efflux MFS transporter permease subunit: MERQLKPWPALWALVIGFFMILIDTTIVSVANPSIMKGLNLGTDYNAVIWVTSAYLLAYAVPLLITGRLGDRFGPKNMYLIGLVIFTLASAWCGFSGVMAGGGIGMLITARVVQGLGASLMTPQTMAVITRIFPPDRRGAAMGLWGAVAGVATLIGPLLGGVLVDWLGWEWIFFINVPVGVVAFILAVRLVPKLPTHTHAFDILGVVLSAVGMFLLVFGIQEGGTYNWGVIGDGPFSVWGLIIAGIVVLIAFVVWQALNKKEPLLPLPLFRDRNFSLSNGAITTVGFAVTCMALPLVFYFQTVRGLTPTQSALMLAPTAVFSGVLAPIMGRLIDKINPKFIATPGLVLFSLSLFLYSRMLTPDVSIWWLLIPSALMGIAMSGVWGPISAVTTRNLPMNQAGAGSGVFNTTRQIGAVLGSASISALITGRLAVDLPKAPSGAAPTATAGTELPSFLHAGFTQAMSEALLLPAAVAFLGALIVVWWAKPKPPAWGPRAEGAGRPAEAGQAGEPVAVGAVAGGGAEAAADDAAGAGVAAVAAAADPLEATGTAPAHGAHAASGPVDAARHGAHAAEPAADARRDGEEHHGIHAAPATD, from the coding sequence ATGGAACGCCAACTGAAGCCGTGGCCCGCCCTCTGGGCGCTCGTCATCGGGTTCTTCATGATCCTGATCGACACCACCATCGTGTCGGTCGCCAACCCCTCGATCATGAAGGGCCTCAACCTCGGGACCGACTACAACGCGGTCATCTGGGTCACCAGCGCCTACCTCCTCGCGTACGCCGTCCCGCTGCTGATCACCGGCCGCCTCGGCGACCGCTTCGGCCCGAAGAACATGTACCTGATCGGCCTCGTCATCTTCACCCTGGCCTCGGCCTGGTGCGGGTTCTCCGGCGTCATGGCCGGAGGCGGCATCGGGATGCTGATCACCGCCCGCGTCGTCCAGGGCCTCGGCGCCTCGCTGATGACCCCGCAGACGATGGCCGTCATCACCCGCATCTTCCCGCCGGACCGCCGCGGTGCGGCGATGGGCCTCTGGGGCGCCGTCGCCGGCGTCGCCACGCTGATCGGCCCACTGCTCGGCGGCGTGCTGGTCGACTGGCTCGGCTGGGAGTGGATCTTCTTCATCAACGTCCCCGTCGGCGTCGTGGCCTTCATCCTCGCCGTGCGGCTCGTGCCGAAGCTCCCGACCCACACGCACGCCTTCGACATCCTCGGCGTCGTGCTCTCGGCGGTGGGCATGTTCCTGCTGGTGTTCGGCATCCAGGAGGGCGGCACCTACAACTGGGGCGTCATCGGGGACGGGCCGTTCTCGGTCTGGGGCCTCATCATCGCCGGCATCGTCGTGCTGATCGCGTTCGTGGTCTGGCAGGCGCTCAACAAGAAGGAGCCGCTGCTGCCGCTCCCGCTGTTCCGCGACCGCAACTTCTCGCTGTCGAACGGGGCGATCACCACGGTCGGCTTCGCGGTGACCTGTATGGCGCTTCCGCTGGTGTTCTACTTCCAGACGGTGCGTGGCCTCACCCCGACCCAGTCGGCGCTGATGCTCGCGCCGACCGCGGTGTTCTCCGGCGTGCTGGCGCCGATCATGGGCCGGCTGATCGACAAGATCAACCCGAAGTTCATCGCCACTCCCGGGCTGGTGCTGTTCTCGCTGTCGCTGTTCCTCTACTCGCGGATGCTGACCCCGGACGTGAGCATCTGGTGGCTGCTCATCCCGAGCGCCCTGATGGGCATCGCGATGTCGGGCGTCTGGGGGCCGATCTCGGCCGTCACCACCCGCAACCTGCCGATGAACCAGGCCGGAGCCGGCTCCGGCGTGTTCAACACGACCCGTCAGATCGGCGCCGTGCTCGGAAGCGCGTCCATCTCCGCCCTCATCACGGGCCGCCTCGCGGTCGACCTGCCGAAGGCCCCGAGCGGAGCGGCACCGACCGCGACCGCCGGGACGGAGCTGCCGTCCTTCCTGCACGCAGGGTTCACCCAGGCGATGTCGGAGGCGCTGCTGCTGCCCGCGGCGGTGGCGTTCCTCGGTGCGCTCATCGTGGTGTGGTGGGCGAAGCCGAAGCCGCCGGCGTGGGGTCCGCGGGCGGAAGGCGCGGGCCGTCCGGCCGAGGCCGGCCAGGCCGGTGAGCCCGTCGCCGTGGGCGCCGTCGCCGGTGGAGGGGCGGAGGCTGCGGCCGACGACGCTGCCGGAGCCGGGGTCGCTGCCGTCGCAGCTGCCGCCGACCCGCTCGAGGCGACCGGCACCGCGCCGGCGCACGGAGCGCACGCGGCCTCCGGCCCGGTGGACGCCGCCCGGCACGGCGCGCACGCCGCGGAACCGGCGGCCGACGCGCGCCGCGACGGCGAGGAGCACCACGGCATCCACGCTGCGCCCGCGACCGACTGA
- a CDS encoding uracil-DNA glycosylase gives MAADPLAHFFELLRAVPEPADAEALYGDDLEGRRRERNLRRYFAMPHASVLLLGEAPGWRGMTVTGVPFVSAREAEAGVVPGLELPEHPQAPWEASSRVVWATLRDWRGLLPLSWPVYPLHPFVAGNPQSNRTPRPAEVRAGAPVALELIRALGIETVVAVGRKAQGAIATAGLEAPAIRHPAQGGAGLFAEQLIELNRALAG, from the coding sequence ATGGCCGCCGACCCGCTCGCCCACTTCTTCGAGCTGCTGCGCGCCGTCCCGGAGCCCGCCGACGCCGAGGCGCTGTACGGCGACGACCTGGAGGGGCGGCGCAGGGAGCGCAACCTGCGGCGCTACTTCGCGATGCCGCACGCGTCCGTGCTGCTGCTGGGCGAGGCGCCCGGCTGGCGGGGGATGACGGTGACCGGCGTCCCGTTCGTTTCGGCGCGGGAAGCGGAGGCCGGGGTCGTGCCGGGGCTGGAGCTGCCGGAGCATCCGCAGGCGCCGTGGGAGGCATCCAGCCGGGTGGTGTGGGCCACCCTCCGGGATTGGCGGGGCCTCCTCCCGCTGTCGTGGCCGGTCTACCCGCTGCATCCGTTCGTCGCCGGCAACCCGCAGAGCAACCGGACGCCGCGGCCCGCGGAGGTCCGCGCCGGGGCGCCCGTGGCGCTGGAGCTGATTCGTGCGCTCGGGATCGAGACCGTCGTCGCCGTGGGCAGGAAGGCGCAGGGCGCGATCGCGACCGCGGGGCTGGAGGCTCCGGCGATCCGGCATCCCGCGCAGGGCGGTGCGGGGCTGTTCGCCGAGCAGCTCATCGAGCTGAACCGGGCGCTGGCCGGCTGA
- a CDS encoding PadR family transcriptional regulator, which yields MPHTPTLTPLAVAALALLAEGPTHPYEMYQTLVLRSEDRLVKVRPGSLYHTVDRLARQGLVRATGTEREGNRPERTTYEITEEGTRALGERVADIIATPVNEFPEFPLGLGEAHNLPLETVIDLLRNRVGLMRADIALLDDGIHRVRAKGLPEKYWLDVRYLRTTAEAEAAALEALIDDLATGAISWDEEKQH from the coding sequence ATGCCGCACACCCCGACCCTCACCCCGCTCGCCGTCGCAGCGCTCGCGCTGCTCGCCGAGGGGCCGACGCACCCGTACGAGATGTATCAGACGCTCGTGCTGCGCTCGGAGGACCGGCTCGTCAAGGTGCGGCCGGGCTCGCTCTACCACACGGTCGACCGCCTGGCCCGCCAGGGCCTGGTGCGCGCGACCGGCACCGAGCGTGAGGGCAACCGCCCGGAGCGCACCACCTACGAGATCACGGAGGAGGGCACCCGGGCGCTCGGCGAGCGCGTCGCGGACATCATCGCGACGCCGGTCAACGAGTTCCCCGAGTTCCCGCTCGGCCTCGGCGAGGCGCACAACCTCCCGCTCGAGACCGTGATCGACCTCCTTCGCAACCGCGTCGGCCTCATGCGCGCCGACATCGCCCTCCTCGACGACGGCATCCACCGGGTCCGCGCGAAGGGCCTGCCCGAGAAGTACTGGCTCGACGTGCGCTACCTGCGCACGACGGCGGAGGCCGAAGCCGCCGCCCTCGAAGCCCTCATCGACGACCTCGCCACGGGAGCCATCTCCTGGGACGAGGAGAAGCAGCACTGA